One part of the Arabidopsis thaliana chromosome 4, partial sequence genome encodes these proteins:
- the STK gene encoding K-box region and MADS-box transcription factor family protein, with the protein MMGRGKIEIKRIENSTNRQVTFCKRRNGLLKKAYELSVLCDAEVALIVFSTRGRLYEYANNNIRSTIERYKKACSDSTNTSTVQEINAAYYQQESAKLRQQIQTIQNSNRNLMGDSLSSLSVKELKQVENRLEKAISRIRSKKHELLLVEIENAQKREIELDNENIYLRTKVAEVERYQQHHHQMVSGSEINAIEALASRNYFAHSIMTAGSGSGNGGSYSDPDKKILHLG; encoded by the exons GATGGGAAGAGGAAAGATAGAAATAAAGAGGATAGAGAACTCAACAAATCGACAAGTGACGttttgcaaaagaagaaatggactTCTGAAGAAAGCCTATGAGCTTTCGGTCCTTTGCGATGCAGAAGTTGCGCTCATTGTTTTCTCCACTCGTGGCCGTCTCTATGAATACGCCAATAACAA CATAAGATCAACCATTGAGAGGTACAAGAAAGCTTGTTCTGATAGCACCAACACTAGCACTGTCCAAGAAATCAATGCCGCG TACTATCAACAAGAATCTGCTAAGCTGAGACAACAGATCCAAACGATTCAAAACTCCAACag GAATCTGATGGGAGACTCTTTGAGTTCCTTAAGTGTCAAGGAACTAAAACAAGTTGAGAATCGCCTTGAGAAAGCTATCTCTAGGATCAGGTCCAAGAAG CATGAGTTGCTTTTAGTTGAAATCGAAAACGCGCAGAAAAGG GAGATTGAGCTTGACAATGAGAACATCTATCTAAGAACTAAG GTAGCAGAAGTGGAGAGGTATCAACAACACCATCATCAAATGGTTAGTGGTTCAGAGATTAATGCAATTGAAGCTTTAGCCTCACGCAATTACTTTGCTCATAGCATTATGACTGCTGGTTCTGGATCTGGTAATGGAGGTTCTTACTCTGATCCCGACAAGAAAATTCTTCATCTCGGATAA
- the STK gene encoding K-box region and MADS-box transcription factor family protein, which produces MPTYIRSMNLMGRGKIEIKRIENSTNRQVTFCKRRNGLLKKAYELSVLCDAEVALIVFSTRGRLYEYANNNIRSTIERYKKACSDSTNTSTVQEINAAYYQQESAKLRQQIQTIQNSNRNLMGDSLSSLSVKELKQVENRLEKAISRIRSKKHELLLVEIENAQKREIELDNENIYLRTKVAEVERYQQHHHQMVSGSEINAIEALASRNYFAHSIMTAGSGSGNGGSYSDPDKKILHLG; this is translated from the exons GATGGGAAGAGGAAAGATAGAAATAAAGAGGATAGAGAACTCAACAAATCGACAAGTGACGttttgcaaaagaagaaatggactTCTGAAGAAAGCCTATGAGCTTTCGGTCCTTTGCGATGCAGAAGTTGCGCTCATTGTTTTCTCCACTCGTGGCCGTCTCTATGAATACGCCAATAACAA CATAAGATCAACCATTGAGAGGTACAAGAAAGCTTGTTCTGATAGCACCAACACTAGCACTGTCCAAGAAATCAATGCCGCG TACTATCAACAAGAATCTGCTAAGCTGAGACAACAGATCCAAACGATTCAAAACTCCAACag GAATCTGATGGGAGACTCTTTGAGTTCCTTAAGTGTCAAGGAACTAAAACAAGTTGAGAATCGCCTTGAGAAAGCTATCTCTAGGATCAGGTCCAAGAAG CATGAGTTGCTTTTAGTTGAAATCGAAAACGCGCAGAAAAGG GAGATTGAGCTTGACAATGAGAACATCTATCTAAGAACTAAG GTAGCAGAAGTGGAGAGGTATCAACAACACCATCATCAAATGGTTAGTGGTTCAGAGATTAATGCAATTGAAGCTTTAGCCTCACGCAATTACTTTGCTCATAGCATTATGACTGCTGGTTCTGGATCTGGTAATGGAGGTTCTTACTCTGATCCCGACAAGAAAATTCTTCATCTCGGATAA
- the STK gene encoding K-box region and MADS-box transcription factor family protein (SEEDSTICK (STK); FUNCTIONS IN: protein binding, sequence-specific DNA binding transcription factor activity; INVOLVED IN: regulation of transcription, DNA-dependent, ovule development, carpel development; LOCATED IN: nucleus; EXPRESSED IN: 11 plant structures; EXPRESSED DURING: 4 anthesis, C globular stage, petal differentiation and expansion stage, E expanded cotyledon stage; CONTAINS InterPro DOMAIN/s: Transcription factor, MADS-box (InterPro:IPR002100), Transcription factor, K-box (InterPro:IPR002487); BEST Arabidopsis thaliana protein match is: K-box region and MADS-box transcription factor family protein (TAIR:AT2G42830.1); Has 7126 Blast hits to 7125 proteins in 906 species: Archae - 0; Bacteria - 9; Metazoa - 642; Fungi - 296; Plants - 6075; Viruses - 0; Other Eukaryotes - 104 (source: NCBI BLink).), translated as MLFPHERKKEKERSQGFYLVTRLRIRMGRGKIEIKRIENSTNRQVTFCKRRNGLLKKAYELSVLCDAEVALIVFSTRGRLYEYANNNIRSTIERYKKACSDSTNTSTVQEINAAYYQQESAKLRQQIQTIQNSNRNLMGDSLSSLSVKELKQVENRLEKAISRIRSKKHELLLVEIENAQKREIELDNENIYLRTKVAEVERYQQHHHQMVSGSEINAIEALASRNYFAHSIMTAGSGSGNGGSYSDPDKKILHLG; from the exons GATGGGAAGAGGAAAGATAGAAATAAAGAGGATAGAGAACTCAACAAATCGACAAGTGACGttttgcaaaagaagaaatggactTCTGAAGAAAGCCTATGAGCTTTCGGTCCTTTGCGATGCAGAAGTTGCGCTCATTGTTTTCTCCACTCGTGGCCGTCTCTATGAATACGCCAATAACAA CATAAGATCAACCATTGAGAGGTACAAGAAAGCTTGTTCTGATAGCACCAACACTAGCACTGTCCAAGAAATCAATGCCGCG TACTATCAACAAGAATCTGCTAAGCTGAGACAACAGATCCAAACGATTCAAAACTCCAACag GAATCTGATGGGAGACTCTTTGAGTTCCTTAAGTGTCAAGGAACTAAAACAAGTTGAGAATCGCCTTGAGAAAGCTATCTCTAGGATCAGGTCCAAGAAG CATGAGTTGCTTTTAGTTGAAATCGAAAACGCGCAGAAAAGG GAGATTGAGCTTGACAATGAGAACATCTATCTAAGAACTAAG GTAGCAGAAGTGGAGAGGTATCAACAACACCATCATCAAATGGTTAGTGGTTCAGAGATTAATGCAATTGAAGCTTTAGCCTCACGCAATTACTTTGCTCATAGCATTATGACTGCTGGTTCTGGATCTGGTAATGGAGGTTCTTACTCTGATCCCGACAAGAAAATTCTTCATCTCGGATAA
- the STK gene encoding K-box region and MADS-box transcription factor family protein (SEEDSTICK (STK); FUNCTIONS IN: protein binding, sequence-specific DNA binding transcription factor activity; INVOLVED IN: regulation of transcription, DNA-dependent, ovule development, carpel development; LOCATED IN: nucleus; EXPRESSED IN: 11 plant structures; EXPRESSED DURING: 4 anthesis, C globular stage, petal differentiation and expansion stage, E expanded cotyledon stage; CONTAINS InterPro DOMAIN/s: Transcription factor, MADS-box (InterPro:IPR002100), Transcription factor, K-box (InterPro:IPR002487); BEST Arabidopsis thaliana protein match is: K-box region and MADS-box transcription factor family protein (TAIR:AT2G42830.1); Has 7129 Blast hits to 7128 proteins in 907 species: Archae - 0; Bacteria - 6; Metazoa - 637; Fungi - 309; Plants - 6073; Viruses - 0; Other Eukaryotes - 104 (source: NCBI BLink).) yields the protein MGRGKIEIKRIENSTNRQVTFCKRRNGLLKKAYELSVLCDAEVALIVFSTRGRLYEYANNNIRSTIERYKKACSDSTNTSTVQEINAAYYQQESAKLRQQIQTIQNSNRNLMGDSLSSLSVKELKQVENRLEKAISRIRSKKHELLLVEIENAQKREIELDNENIYLRTKVAEVERYQQHHHQMVSGSEINAIEALASRNYFAHSIMTAGSGSGNGGSYSDPDKKILHLG from the exons ATGGGAAGAGGAAAGATAGAAATAAAGAGGATAGAGAACTCAACAAATCGACAAGTGACGttttgcaaaagaagaaatggactTCTGAAGAAAGCCTATGAGCTTTCGGTCCTTTGCGATGCAGAAGTTGCGCTCATTGTTTTCTCCACTCGTGGCCGTCTCTATGAATACGCCAATAACAA CATAAGATCAACCATTGAGAGGTACAAGAAAGCTTGTTCTGATAGCACCAACACTAGCACTGTCCAAGAAATCAATGCCGCG TACTATCAACAAGAATCTGCTAAGCTGAGACAACAGATCCAAACGATTCAAAACTCCAACag GAATCTGATGGGAGACTCTTTGAGTTCCTTAAGTGTCAAGGAACTAAAACAAGTTGAGAATCGCCTTGAGAAAGCTATCTCTAGGATCAGGTCCAAGAAG CATGAGTTGCTTTTAGTTGAAATCGAAAACGCGCAGAAAAGG GAGATTGAGCTTGACAATGAGAACATCTATCTAAGAACTAAG GTAGCAGAAGTGGAGAGGTATCAACAACACCATCATCAAATGGTTAGTGGTTCAGAGATTAATGCAATTGAAGCTTTAGCCTCACGCAATTACTTTGCTCATAGCATTATGACTGCTGGTTCTGGATCTGGTAATGGAGGTTCTTACTCTGATCCCGACAAGAAAATTCTTCATCTCGGATAA
- the STK gene encoding K-box region and MADS-box transcription factor family protein (SEEDSTICK (STK); FUNCTIONS IN: protein binding, sequence-specific DNA binding transcription factor activity; INVOLVED IN: regulation of transcription, DNA-dependent, ovule development, carpel development; LOCATED IN: nucleus; EXPRESSED IN: 11 plant structures; EXPRESSED DURING: 4 anthesis, C globular stage, petal differentiation and expansion stage, E expanded cotyledon stage; CONTAINS InterPro DOMAIN/s: Transcription factor, MADS-box (InterPro:IPR002100), Transcription factor, K-box (InterPro:IPR002487); BEST Arabidopsis thaliana protein match is: K-box region and MADS-box transcription factor family protein (TAIR:AT4G18960.1); Has 6909 Blast hits to 6907 proteins in 896 species: Archae - 0; Bacteria - 5; Metazoa - 630; Fungi - 312; Plants - 5881; Viruses - 0; Other Eukaryotes - 81 (source: NCBI BLink).) gives MGRGKIEIKRIENSTNRQVTFCKRRNGLLKKAYELSVLCDAEVALIVFSTRGRLYEYANNNIRSTIERYKKACSDSTNTSTVQEINAAYYQQESAKLRQQIQTIQNSNRNLMGDSLSSLSVKELKQVENRLEKAISRIRSKKEIELDNENIYLRTKVAEVERYQQHHHQMVSGSEINAIEALASRNYFAHSIMTAGSGSGNGGSYSDPDKKILHLG, from the exons ATGGGAAGAGGAAAGATAGAAATAAAGAGGATAGAGAACTCAACAAATCGACAAGTGACGttttgcaaaagaagaaatggactTCTGAAGAAAGCCTATGAGCTTTCGGTCCTTTGCGATGCAGAAGTTGCGCTCATTGTTTTCTCCACTCGTGGCCGTCTCTATGAATACGCCAATAACAA CATAAGATCAACCATTGAGAGGTACAAGAAAGCTTGTTCTGATAGCACCAACACTAGCACTGTCCAAGAAATCAATGCCGCG TACTATCAACAAGAATCTGCTAAGCTGAGACAACAGATCCAAACGATTCAAAACTCCAACag GAATCTGATGGGAGACTCTTTGAGTTCCTTAAGTGTCAAGGAACTAAAACAAGTTGAGAATCGCCTTGAGAAAGCTATCTCTAGGATCAGGTCCAAGAAG GAGATTGAGCTTGACAATGAGAACATCTATCTAAGAACTAAG GTAGCAGAAGTGGAGAGGTATCAACAACACCATCATCAAATGGTTAGTGGTTCAGAGATTAATGCAATTGAAGCTTTAGCCTCACGCAATTACTTTGCTCATAGCATTATGACTGCTGGTTCTGGATCTGGTAATGGAGGTTCTTACTCTGATCCCGACAAGAAAATTCTTCATCTCGGATAA